Genomic segment of Archangium lipolyticum:
CTGGCGGCATGGGCGTCATCTATGCGGCGTATGATCCCGAGCTCGACCGGCGCGTCGCGCTGAAGCTGGTGCACGATGAGGCGCTTCCCAGCGACTCGCGGGAAGAGGCGGCCTCACGGCTGCTCCGGGAGGCGCAGGCGCTGGCCCGGCTCTCCCATCCTCACGTGATACCGGTGTTCGATGGCGGCCGCTTCGACGGGCAGGTCTTCCTGGCCATGGAGTTCCTGGAGGGGGGGACGCTCGGGCAGTGGCTGCGCGCGCAGCCGCGCACGGCGGACGCCATCCTGGCGATGTTCCTCGACGCGGGCCGTGGGCTCGCGGCCGCTCATCGTGCTGGGCTGGTGCACCGCGACTTCAAGCCGGACAACGTGCTGGTGGGCAGGGATGGCCGGGCGCGGGTGACGGACTTCGGTCTGGCGCGGCTCGTCTACCCAGGGGAACAGCGGCTGGCTGAAGGAGATGCATTGCCGCGAGCGCTGCCCGCCGGCGCGGAGACGAGAACCCAGACAGGGACGCGGCTTGGTACACCGCCGTACATGGCGCCGGAGCTGTGGCGGGGTGCTCCGGCGGACGCGCGCAGCGACCAGTTCGCTTTCTGTGTCGCCTTCTACGAAGCGCTTCAAGGCGAGCGCCCCTTCACGGTGGCCGAGCTCGCTGACGAGCCGGGCCCGCTCAAGGGACGGCAGTTGCCACGTGGCAATCGCATCCCTCCCGCGTGGTGGCCGATCCTCGCTCGCGGTCTGGCCTCCGCGCCGGAGGAGCGGTTCGCGTCCATGACCGAGCTGCTCGATGCGCTCGAGCGCAAGGCGGCCTCGCAACGCAAGCGGCTCCTCAGGTGGGGCGTGCCCCTCGGAGCGGTGGCACTGCTCGCGGCGGGCCTGGGGTTCCTCTCCTGGCGCGAGCGGGCCCGGGACGTGTGCGCGGGAGCCCGGGAGCGGCTCGCCGGCATCTGGGACGAGACCCGGAAGGACCAGGTGCGCGCCGCCTTCCTCGCGACCGGATCGCTCCATGCCCAGGCCGCCTGGTCGGGAACGGAGCTCCTCATGGATCGCTACGCGAACGCCTGGGTGCGGATACGCACCGATGCGTGCGAGGCCACCCACGTGCGTGGCGAGCAATCCGGAGAGCTGCTGGATCTGCGCATGGCGTGCCTGGCACAGCGTGGCGAGGCGTTGCGCGCACTGTCCCTGGTGCTGAGCGCCGCGGACGCGAGCGTCGTGGAGAAGGCCGTGCAAGCGGCGGGACAGCTCCCCTCGCTCGAGGAGTGCGCCTCGAAGGAGGCCCTCACGGCGCCGCTGCGCCTGCCCCAGGACGCGGCCACCCGCGAGCGGATCCAGTCCGTCCGCGCGCAGCTCGTCGAGGTGGGGGCGCTGCTCGCCGCGGGCCGGTACGAGCCGGGCCGGGCGCTCGCGCGAGAGGTCATCGAGGCGTCGAAGACCTTGTCCTACAAGCCGCTCGAGGCCGAGGCGTACTTGACGCTCGCCCAGAGCCACATCCATTCGAAGGAGGGAGCCCTGGCGGAGAAGGCACTCCACCGGGCGCTGATGTTCGCCGAGGCGAGCGGGCACAGGTTGAGCGCCGCACAGGCTTCCATCCAGCTCGCCCAGGTCGAAGGCCTGATGCTGCGCCGGCACGAGCAGGGGCACCTCTGGGCGGAGCTCGGCCAGGCGATGCTGGAGCCTCTCGGACAGGTGCCAGCGCTCGCGGCGGAGCGGCTGTTCGTCCAGGGGGCCATCTTCCGGGACGAGGGCCGCGCGAGCGAGGCCGCCGCGCTCCTCCAGGAGGCGCTCGCGCTCCAGGAGCGCGTCCTGGGCGCCGAGCACCCCCAGGTGGCGAGGACGCTCAGCCGGCTCGCCTTCGCGCTGGCGACACAGGACCGCTTCGAGGAGGCCCTCGCGGCCGCGCGGCGCTCTCTCTCCATCAATGAACGGCTGCTGGGCCCCGAGCACCCCGAGTGCTCCTCCTCGCTTCATTCGATCACGTTCGTCCTGGCGCTCTCGGACAGGCCCGCCGAGGGGATCCCCTACATGCAGCGCGCCCTGGCCATCGAGGAGCGTGCCTTCGGCCCCAATCACCCCGCCCTGGTGAAATCGCTGATCAACCTCTCGAATGTCCACAGCGAGCCAGGTGACGCCATTCCGATCCTCGAGCGGGCGCTCGCGATCCAGGAGCAGGTGCCCGGCGAGGCTCACCCCGACATGGCCTTCATCCTGAAGAACCTGGCCATCAGTCACGGGATGCTTGGCCACTCCAAGGAGCAGCTCGCGTATGCGCAGCGCGCGGTGGTGCTCGAGGAGAAGCTCCTCGGACCGAACCATCCGGACCTGGCGCAGACGTATCACATGGTGGGGCAGGCCCATCACCGGCTCGGAGCCTCGGCCCAGGCTCTCCCCTTCCTGGAGCGGGCGCTGGCCGTCGCCGAGTCGCGCCCCATCTCGGAGTCGTACGCCACGGGGCGGAGCGTGCGGGGGATGATCCGGATGACGCTGGCGGACACCCTCTGGGCCATGGGACACGAGCGGGCGCGGGCGCGCACCGTGATGGAGGGCGCGCTCGAGCTGGCACGCGGGGGCGGCAGCGCGTTGGCCAAGGACGCCGCCGAGGTGGAGAAGTGGCTGGCCGGACATCCCGCCCCGCATTGAGGGTGCTATCTTCCTGCTCGGAGAGAGGGGCCCGATGCGCGATGCGATGGAGAAGGAGCTCGAGCGGCTCTTCCATGAGGGCCGCGAGGCGTGGCCGTCGCTGCCGCTCGGGGCCTTGCCGTTCGCGCGGCACGTCACGCGTCATCTCCCCTCGGGGCGCGACCCGGAGCGCGCTCTCCCGGCATTGCATGGCGCGGATCTGTACCTGGCCTGCGCCTGCAAGGAAGGTGTTCCGGGTGCGATCGCCGCGTTCCAGGCCAGCTATGGGGCCACGGTGGAGGCCGCGCTGCGCGGGCGGAGCGTGCCACCGGCCGAGCGCGAGGAATTGAAGCAGGCGTTCTGGGAGAAGCTCTTCGTCAGTCAGCCCGGAGCTCCGCCGAGGATCGCTGAGTATTCAGGGCGGGGGCCGCTCGGGGGCTGGGTGCGCGTGGCGGCGATTCGCGCCGCGCTCAACTTCCTCGAGCAGCGGAAGAAGGATTTGTTGGCGGTGGGGACACCGGTGGACGAGCTCCGCGAGCCCACCACGTCGGATCCCGAGCTCGACTTTCTCAAGTCTCACTACCGGGGAGAGGTCCTTCAGGCGCTGAAGGACGCAATCTCGGGACTCGGGGCCGACGAGCGCAATGTGCTGCGGCTCTACTTCCTGGATGGACTGAGCACGGAGCGGATCGCCACCGTCTACGGCGTCCACCGTGCCACCGTGGCGCGCTGGGTGGCACACGGCCGGGGGGAACTGCTGCGAGGGACACACAAGCTGCTCACGCAGAGGCTTCGTATCCAGAAGGGAGAGGTCGAGAGCATCCTCGGCATCGTCCGGAGCCAGCTCGGCCTCGCGCTGAGCAGCATCTTCCGGGCCGGGGACCGGTAGCCTGGCCGCGGTGTCAAACACCGCGTGCGGGCTCACCTGGCCCCGGGGAGCCGCTCGAGCATCAGCGTCGTCGCGCCCTTGTACGAGCCGCGTGCGAACTCGCGGAACCCGCACTTGTGCGCGACCTGGAGGGACGCCGCATTCTCCGGATCGATGATGCACACGACGCGCTCCGGACCGAACCGGCCCTCCGCCCACCCCAGCGCCGCGCGCACCGCCTCCGTGGCGAAACCCTTCCCGTGGGCCCACGGAGACAGCGCCCAGCCCGCCTCCTTGGCGCCACCCAGTGAGGGCTCGATCTCCCGTCGGAAGTCCGCGAGGCCCACCTCGCCGACGAACCGGCCCGTGCTCTTCTCGCGCACCACCCAGAACCCGAATCCCATCAGGTCCCAGTGGCCCACGTAACGCAGCAGGCGGGCCCACATCTCCTCTCGGGTGGATGGCTTGCCGCCGATGTATCGGGTGACGTTCGGGTCTCCCCACATCGAGAGGGCTTCCTCGAAGTCATCGAGCCGCGGGCAGCGCATGGTGAGACGCTCGGTGTCGATGTCGGGACGGACGATGGTGGACACGGGCTCCACTCCTGTGCGCTGGAAGCGGCTTGTCAGGCCGCGCTCAACTGGTGCTGCAATGCCTGGGTGTCCACGTTGCTCCAGTACTCGACGATCCTTCCGTTCTCGAGCCGGTAGCGCAGGTTGTCCACGACCTCCACCTTACGGCCGGTGGCCGGGATGCCCATGAAGTTGCCGACGTGCGTGGCCTTCATGACCAGGTGGCACGAGAAGGTATCTCCCTCCTGGGAGAAGGACTCGATGCGGAGGCTGATGTCGGAGAAGGTGTCCAGGAAGGCGCGGGTTATCAGCTCGAAGCCCTGGATGCCGGGGACCTGCCCCGGAAAGGTGGGATGGGAGATGATGTTCGCGGCGAAGAAGTCTCCCAGTCGCCCCAGGTTGCGCTGGATGTAGAGAGTGTTCAGGCAATCCTCGTAGAACTGACGGGCCTTCGCGGCGTCCATGGTAGATCCTTTCGGGGTAATCGGGGTGCGGAATGATAACGGGTGCCACGATAAAGACAACGGCTCCCGCCATGTGCGTCTGCAAAACATGGTTGATTCTTTTCAGGTTGAGATTGTCTTTTGGCGCCATCCACTGGCGGTCCTCGAATAGACCAGCCGAGAAGGTGTCAAACACTCTCGACGCGGATGCGCGTCCGCTGAAGTCTCGTTGTTTCCGGGTCACCGCTCCGATGTGATCGGGCCACGAGAAGGGCCGCCATGCTCGGCCAGCCACCGCTCGAGCCGCTCGAGGGCCGGGGCGTGCGTCCGGGGGAGCCGGCGGTAGTCCTCGAGGGCGGCGCTCGCGAGCTGGCGCGCCTTCTCCAGGTCTCGCGGCTCGCTCGCCAGCGCCTGAGCCAGCGCGAACCGCGCACTCGCCAGGTTTTCATCCTCCGTCCCAGCCGGTGCACGCGCGAAGATGGCCATGGCGCGCTCGAGTGGCGCGCGCGCCTTTCGCGGCGCGTTCATCTCCACGAAGTCTCTGCCC
This window contains:
- a CDS encoding GNAT family N-acetyltransferase, which encodes MSTIVRPDIDTERLTMRCPRLDDFEEALSMWGDPNVTRYIGGKPSTREEMWARLLRYVGHWDLMGFGFWVVREKSTGRFVGEVGLADFRREIEPSLGGAKEAGWALSPWAHGKGFATEAVRAALGWAEGRFGPERVVCIIDPENAASLQVAHKCGFREFARGSYKGATTLMLERLPGAR
- a CDS encoding ester cyclase: MDAAKARQFYEDCLNTLYIQRNLGRLGDFFAANIISHPTFPGQVPGIQGFELITRAFLDTFSDISLRIESFSQEGDTFSCHLVMKATHVGNFMGIPATGRKVEVVDNLRYRLENGRIVEYWSNVDTQALQHQLSAA
- a CDS encoding sigma-70 family RNA polymerase sigma factor; the encoded protein is MRDAMEKELERLFHEGREAWPSLPLGALPFARHVTRHLPSGRDPERALPALHGADLYLACACKEGVPGAIAAFQASYGATVEAALRGRSVPPAEREELKQAFWEKLFVSQPGAPPRIAEYSGRGPLGGWVRVAAIRAALNFLEQRKKDLLAVGTPVDELREPTTSDPELDFLKSHYRGEVLQALKDAISGLGADERNVLRLYFLDGLSTERIATVYGVHRATVARWVAHGRGELLRGTHKLLTQRLRIQKGEVESILGIVRSQLGLALSSIFRAGDR
- a CDS encoding serine/threonine-protein kinase gives rise to the protein MDDGPSDGATGRCLGENTLDGLSRGLLSSEEREAAARHLDTCDDCRQLLAALGHDVSVPEVGTPRDLSVTEPGQTKPRLTAGDRVGRYTVLHLVGAGGMGVIYAAYDPELDRRVALKLVHDEALPSDSREEAASRLLREAQALARLSHPHVIPVFDGGRFDGQVFLAMEFLEGGTLGQWLRAQPRTADAILAMFLDAGRGLAAAHRAGLVHRDFKPDNVLVGRDGRARVTDFGLARLVYPGEQRLAEGDALPRALPAGAETRTQTGTRLGTPPYMAPELWRGAPADARSDQFAFCVAFYEALQGERPFTVAELADEPGPLKGRQLPRGNRIPPAWWPILARGLASAPEERFASMTELLDALERKAASQRKRLLRWGVPLGAVALLAAGLGFLSWRERARDVCAGARERLAGIWDETRKDQVRAAFLATGSLHAQAAWSGTELLMDRYANAWVRIRTDACEATHVRGEQSGELLDLRMACLAQRGEALRALSLVLSAADASVVEKAVQAAGQLPSLEECASKEALTAPLRLPQDAATRERIQSVRAQLVEVGALLAAGRYEPGRALAREVIEASKTLSYKPLEAEAYLTLAQSHIHSKEGALAEKALHRALMFAEASGHRLSAAQASIQLAQVEGLMLRRHEQGHLWAELGQAMLEPLGQVPALAAERLFVQGAIFRDEGRASEAAALLQEALALQERVLGAEHPQVARTLSRLAFALATQDRFEEALAAARRSLSINERLLGPEHPECSSSLHSITFVLALSDRPAEGIPYMQRALAIEERAFGPNHPALVKSLINLSNVHSEPGDAIPILERALAIQEQVPGEAHPDMAFILKNLAISHGMLGHSKEQLAYAQRAVVLEEKLLGPNHPDLAQTYHMVGQAHHRLGASAQALPFLERALAVAESRPISESYATGRSVRGMIRMTLADTLWAMGHERARARTVMEGALELARGGGSALAKDAAEVEKWLAGHPAPH